ATGAACTTCGACTTACGCCCGGCGGCCAGTTGCGCTGGCAGACCCTGAACGACGACGCGAAGCACCTGGCCCCCCTGCAGAAGCACTTCGCCCACGACTGGCGCGAAGGGCTTTTCTCTCTTGCCGCCGCAAAGTACGACGTGGGCCCCTACCCTACCCTGATATTCTGGCAGGAATTCGCCAGCCAGTACCTCACGGCGCTGTGCCATGTGGCGCCCTCGGCCCGAGACTGTTCTGTCCCGCCGCCGGACCAGGAGACCGCCGAGACGCTCGCGATTAACGCCCCTCCCATGGTGGGTGGCGAATACCTTACCCCCGGGATGCTCGTGCGCATCTGGAAATCCCTGGATCGCTGGGTGGTGGACCAGTCCACGCTGGATGATGGACTGGACGCCTTTCTGCACGCCTGGGCCCCGAAATGGCGGCAGGTGGGCCAGGTTTGCTTTCACCTGGCGGAGAATCCCGCCGATCCGGAGCGTCCCTTCGCCTTTTTGAGCACCTATGCCCAAGGCTTCAGCACCGATGGCTCCCTCAAGCATCAGCCGCTGCGCAATGCCCTCGAGCAGTTTGCCGGCGACAATAAACGAAGCGCCCTGCTCAAACTGCTCACGCCGGTCGAGCGCGCGGCGAAGGCGTGCCCCTGGCTTCGCGAGATGGTGGACTCAGGCGCTATCTACCACGCCACGGCGTGGACCGCGTCGGAGGCGTACCGGCTCCTCCTCAGTGCGGAAACCCTGGAAGAATGCGGTCTTGCCCTGCGCCTGCCCAACTGGTGGAAGAAGCGGCCCCGTCCCCAGATAGCGGTTACGATTGGTGAACAGCGCAGCACCACCCTGGGCGCATCGGCGGTGCTGGACTTCAAGATGGAAGTCGCGCTGGGGGACGAAGCCCTGACGCGCGACGAGGTGGACATGCTCCTGGAAGGGGGCGATGGACTCGTGTTTCTTCGGGGACAGTGGATCGAAGTAAGCAAGGCCAAATTGAGTGAGGCGCTGGCCCACTGGCAGGTGATCGAGCGCGAAGCACAGGATGGCCACATCGACTTTATCGAGGGCATGCGTCTTCTCGCGGGCGCCTCGCGCGACCTTCGCCCCGACGAACACGCCGAGGAGGAGCGCCCCTGGGTTCACGTGGCGGCGGGGGAGGCGATGCACCGCATACTGACGGGCCTGCGTGACCCGGCCAATCTCGAGCACTTGGGTTGCCCGCCGGGCCTCAAGGGCGAACTGCGCCCCTACCAGCGCGATGGCTTGAACTGGCTCCACTTCCTCTCTGAACTGGGCCTGGGCGCCTGCCTCGCCGACGATATGGGCCTGGGAAAGACGGTGCAAGTGCTCGCGGCCATGCTGGTGCGCCGCAAGAGCGACGCGACGGTGGAGCGCCCGCCCGCACTGCTGGTCGTTCCCGCATCGCTCCTGGGGAACTGGAAGAGCGAATCCAACCGCTTTACACCCGCACTCCGCCTGGCGATCCTTCATACTTCGGAGATGGAAGTGGATTCCATGGACGCCATCTCGGACGATCCGGAAGGTCGCCTCCGGGGGACCGATCTGGTCATGACCACCTATGGCATGGTGACGCGGCTCGGCTGGCTGTCGGAGTTTGAATGGGACACGATCATCCTGGACGAGGCGCAGGCCATCAAGAACCCCGCCACGCGCCAGAGCAAAGCGATCAAGAAGCTGCGCGGCGGACGCCGCATAGCCCTCACCGGCACCCCCATCGAAAACCGCCTGGGCGACCTCTGGTCCCTCTTCGACTTTCTGAATCCGGGGTTGCTGGGGTCCGCAACGCAGTTCAAGGGCTTCCTCAAAAGTCTGGAGGCGCGGGAGCACGACCACTACGCCCCCCTGCGCAAACTGGTGAATCCCTATATCCTGCGACGACTCAAGACGGATCGGGCGATTATTTCGGACCTTCCCGACAAGACGGAAACGTCGCGTTTCTGCAACTTGACGCCCCTCCAGATTAAACTCTATCAGCACACCGTCAACGCCATGGCCAACGCGCTGGAGTCCTCCGACGGCATGGCCCGTCGCGGCCTGGTGCTTAAGACCCTCACGCGGCTGAAGCAGATCTGCAATCATCCGAGTCAGCTCACCGGCGATGGCGGCTACAGCGCGAAAGCGAGCGGTAAATTTCAGCGGCTGGCCGAGATCTGCGAAGAGCTCGCCGAACGTCAGGAGCGCGTACTTATATTTACGCAGTTTCGCGAGATCATTCCGGCGCTGGGCGATCACCTGGCTTCCCTCTTCGGTCGCCCCGGCCTGGCGCTTCACGGGGGCACCAGCGTGGGGAAACGGCGCGCCTTGGTGGATCAATTCCAAGAGGAAGACGGCCCGCCCTTCTTCATCCTGTCCATCAAAGCCGGTGGCACCGGTCTCAACCTCACCGCCGCCTCGCACGTGATACATTTCGACCGCTGGTGGAACCCCGCGGTGGAAAACCAGGCCACGGACCGGGCATTTCGCATCGGCCAGCGAAAGAACGTGCTGGTTCACAAGTTCGTGACACTGGGCACCATCGAAGAGCGTATCGACGCGCTGATCGAAGAGAAGCGCCAGCTCTCCGCCGAGATATTGTCGAACGACGGCGAGATTAATTTGACCGAGCTTTCCAACGATGAACTTATGAACCTTGTACGCCTTGACGTGAACCGCGCCGCGATTTGAGTTTCCCCCATGTGTGGAAAGGCTTAGCTATGTCGTTCTGGAGAAAGTACGTCCCTGTCGCTCAACGCCGGGCCAAGGCCAAGAGGGAAATCAAGGGCCTGCTGAAGAAGGGGCAAACGCCTCAACCCGTCTCGGTGGAAGGCCGGGCCATGGCCACGAGCTTCTGGGGAAAAGCCTGGTGCGACCACCTGGAGTCTTTCTCCGACTACTCGAATCGCCTGCCCAGGGGCCGGACCTATGCCCGAAACGGGTCCATATGTCACCTGGAAATCTCGTCGGGCCGCATCGATGCCATCGTATCTGGATCAAACCTCTATGAGATTTCGATAACGATCACGCCACTCCCAAGGGACCGTTGGAACGCCATCGTCCAGAAAGCCGCGGGTGGAATCGGTTCTGTCATCGAACTGCTCCGCGGCGAACTCTCTCACGAGGTCATGAGGCTCGTCACCGACAAATCGGAAGGGCTCTTTCCCAAACCCGCAGAGATAAAGCTCAAGTGCTCCTGCCCCGACTGGGCGGACCTCTGTAAGCATCTCGCGGCGGTGCTCTACGGAGTGGGCAATCGCCTGGACACCCGGCCCGACCTGCTTTTTCTACTCCGGGGCGTGGATCCGCAGGAGCTGATCTCCACGAGCATCGCACTTCCCGATAGCGCAAGAGCAACGCACGCAATACCGGACAGCGCACTCTCCGGCCTCTTCGGCATCACCCTGGACCTGACGCCGCCGACAGAGAATGTAGCCCCGAAATCATTACGGAGTCGGCCAGTCGCAACCGCAAGAAAAGTGACTCCGACGCCCCGGAATCCCGCCAGGCGTGTGAAGCCCATCACCGGCCCCGCTATACAACGACTCCGCAAGCGACTTGGCATGACACCGGAGGCCTTCGCGAAGACACTGGGCGTCTCCCTCGCCTCGGTCCTGCGCTGGGAACAAATCGCCGGCGAGGTCCGACTGCACGCGGCGTCACGCGCAGCCCTGGAAACTTTAGTCAGTCAACCCAAAGTCCCCAGGAAAATAAAGCCCTGAGGCCATTCCTCCACTCAATCCACGCCTCGGACACGAACAATCGCGCTGAGCACGCCCAGCGAAATCGACAGCACCAACCAGTCTCCCACTTCCTCGCGCAATGAGTTCAGCGTCGACCGCTTACCTGGAACACATCCGCCCGGCTCTTCTGGATTCAGGTAGTTTTCCAGCGCATCGCGAGAAATCCCGTCTTCCAGGTTCCCGCCCATTTCGACAACCGCCAGTCTGGTAATGCTCGGATCGAAGGCGCTGAGTTCCTCCAGCGACAAGAATCCATCTCCATTCCCGTCAATAACGGCGAAATTCGCCAACAACTCTTCTGCGATTTCCTCTAAACTTCGTTCACCTTCACCTTCGCCTTCGCCTTCGCCTTCGCCTTCGCCTTCACCCTCACCTTCACCCTCACCTTCGCCCTCGCCCTCGCCCTCACCTTCACCCTCACCTTCGCCTTCGCCTTCGCCTTCACCCTCACCTTCACCCTCACCCTCACCCTCACCTTCACCCTCACCCTCACCCTCACCCTCACCTTCACCCTCACCTTCACCCTCACCTTCACCTCCACCTTCACCTTCACCTTCACCTTCACCTTCACCTTCACCTTCACCTTCGCCTTCGCCTTCGCCCTCGCCCTCGCCTTCACCCGCTATGGCGGGGGCGGCAAGTACGAAGGTTCCTGGAACGGAACTGCGAAAGATTACCCTGTGTTGCGATCGGTCAAGATCGATATTGCTCAGGCTTTCCTGGGAGTAGGTGCCGTCGCCAACATAAAGAAACGGTTCCAACGCAGATTCGTCCAAACCGACAACATCGTCATCGCTATACGATAGGGTGAACTCGGCATCTTCAATCTGGGCAACGCGGAAATCGCTCTCCGATGCGGAAAAAGTCACCACACGGGCGCTTCGCGTCCGACCTGGAATTTCGCCGCCAGGGTCTTCGGAAAGGGCGATATCCACGGTGCAATTGAAATTGCGACTGCCATCGCGCAGTCCAGCGGAATAAAGAGTCAGGACATTGCCGGACGCGTCCGTGGCGGTACCCAGCCACTCCCCGGCGTCGTTGTCGCCTTCCTCACGGGGGAATTCCAGCGGCAACACCGTGCTCTCCGGTCGCTCGGGGTCGGTCAAGGATACCCGCGTCTCGTAGTCGTCGAGTATGCCGTCGCCGTCGCTGTCCACATCCGCCGCAACATCCGCCACCGCGTCGATTTCCGGCGTCATCTGACCCAGCGGGCCGTTCAGAAAATTCACGAAGGACGAAATCCGAATGAAATGAAACTGCGTTAAACCCGCCGGCTGTCCGAAAGCGTCCACGGCCCAGGCCAGGTCTATGGCGTCGCCGCCGCCACTACGTTTCGTGAGACCCACCGCCAGCGGGTCATCGGGGCGCACGTAGTTGTCCAGATATTCCTGCTGCGTGGGAGAAAGGTCCAGATAGCCCCAGTCGTGCTCGCTGCCGTCCGTTTCCGGGTTTACGATAAAGCCGGAAAGGGCGGGGCTCGGGTTCGCCATACCGGCCGGCAACACATTTGCGGCGATCCCGCGACTGCCGGGAATGACGTACCACGCGTCGTCGGCCGCGCCGTTGTCGTTGGCGTCTTCGCTGATCTCGATCAGGCCCGGTTCCGAGAACTTCCGCAAGGGATCACCGCCCACCCAGTGGCCGTTTCCATAGACGATGAAGTCCAGCCCCATGGGATTGTCCGGGTCATCGGTGATCGGGGTGTCGAAGCTCAAAATAATGAAACTGCCCGGAGCGTCGCCGGGTGTTCCGATGGAATGCAGGCTGCCATTGTTCGCCGCGAAGGTGCCCCCGCCCACCGGGGCCCCAAGGGCTTTCTCCGGCGTATTAAATCCCGCATTCGGATTGATCGCGTTCACCGAAAGCACCGCGTCGGCCCAGGGGTCTTCCGCACGGCAAAGCGGGGAGAAGCCGATCATGAAAAAGATGGCAACGGACAGTGGGGCGAGCAGGCGACGGCAAATACGGCGCAAATTCGCCATCTCGGATGAACGAGGCGACATGAAGACCCTTCGGTTCGACGCAACGGTTACAGTGCGCCGGAAGGGGAACGAGGGGGGGAGGATGAAAAATAGCGGTGCTCCGCCAATCGCCCATCCCTCGGGGCCCCGGATGCATGGCACACCCAGTGTTAAACGCGATTGGCAGGTCTTCGGACTTTCAGGCGCGTCCCGTGGGGGGGGCCTACTCCGCGCGGCTTCCCAGTCCTGTATCGCCAGGGCCAGTGCCTTTGTTTCAGACTCCAGAGAGTCCGCTGCGCGTTTCGTTCCTGATTACCGCTGCGGGGCAGTTCCGGATTCACACCGGATTCCCTCTTAGCGTGCCGGGAACCCAAGATCCCGGCGCGAACCAACACCCTAAGAATACGGGAACAGGACTCGGGCTGTCAATAGCAGTTCACAATTGACAGTTGACAATTGACAATTGACAACGATTCGGTCCGGAGAGCCTACAGCCACGTTTCACCGCATATCGCACGGCCCCATTGCCCCATTGCCCCATAAGTCCCATAAGTCCCATACGCCCCATAAGTCCCATAAGACCCATAAGACCCATAAGTCCCATACGCCCCATAAGTCCCATAAGACCCATAAGCCCCATAAGCCCCATAAGCCCCATAAGCCCCATAAATTCCTTCCCATCGGTCGCCCAGCCTTCATTGTCCATTGTCCCTCGACTCGTTCGTTGATCAATCGCCACTGGACACCCCGCCATCGCCATGGTAGGCTGGTATGAGGTTGCAGGCCAGTGAACGTTTCAACACGAAAGGGGACGCCATGTCCAACGTGTGCCTCATGGTTTCCACGGAGAAGGGGCTCTTTCTCCTCTTCTCGGATAGTGCGCGGGAGCGCTGGGAAGTCCTTCCGCCCGCCCTCAAGGGTTGGAAGGTAAACTATTGCACCATCGATCCGCGCACCGGGCTCATGTACGCGGCCGTCGGCCACTATGTCTATGGCCCAACCATCCAGATTTCCCGCGATCGGGGCAGGACCTGGGCGCAGCAGGAGCACGGACCCGCCTTCGGAAAGGAAAGCACCTCCAAGCTCAAAAACATCTGGACCATCGTGCCCGGTCTCGACAGCGAGCCAGGCACCCTCTACGCCGGCACCGACGACGCGGGCCTCTTTGTCTCGCGCGACGGCGGCGTGCATTGGGAAGAACTCACGGCTATTTCCGAACATCCCACCCGCGCCGAGTGGATGGGCGGGGCGGGGGGGATGTGTCTTCACAGTATCCTGCTCGACAAGGACCGGCCCGACCGAATCCTCGTCGGAATTTCCGCCGTAGGGGTATTGCGCTCGGACGATGGCGGCGCCACTTTCGAGCCCCGCAACGAGGGCATGCCCATCATCATCGAAGGAGAGAACCACAAGTGCGTTGGCTCCTGCGTCCACGCCCTCGTGCAGGACCCCGCGGTTCCCAGCCGCATCTATCAACAGAACCACCAGGGCGTCCTGCGCACCGCCGACGGCGGCGACCACTGGGAACGTATTGAAAACGGCCTCCCCTCGGTCTTCGGCTTCCCCATGGTCATCGATCCACACGACGCCAGTACGCTTTACATCATCCCCCAGGAGGCCGACGAATACCGGATCTTCAAAGACGGCCTGCCCATGGTCTATCGCACCCGGGACCGGGGAGATCACTGGGAACCCCTCAGAAAGGGCCTGCCGGAAAACTGCTACAGCGGCGTCCTCCGCCATGCCATGGTCATGGACACCTGCGACGCGCCGGGTCTCTACTTTGGTACTTCCGGCGGTCAGCTCTTTTACAGCCTGGACCGCGCCGAGAGCTGGCGCTCCATCCCGTGCAGTCTGCCGAGGATCAGCAGTGTCCGGGCTGCCGTGCTGGATGGGGAGCCCTGAATCATGGCGGTCGTCTCCGTACCCTTTACCCTGCCCGGTCTTCTGGCCACTTGTGCCGACGGTCGTAAGGTGGTCAACGTGGAGGCCGAGACGGTGGCGGGGGCCATCGATGCGCTCCTAATCGCCTATCCGCTGCTCAAAGTACACCTCTACGAAGAGGGTGGGCGACTTCGGCCCCACGTGATGTTCCTCTACAACGACCAGAGCGTTAAGTGGCTGCCAAGCTTGAACATAGCACTGCGGGAAGGTGACCGGATGACGGTGCTCCAGTTGGTTTCGGGGGGATGATCGGGGTGATCTTTGGTGGCGCGGTTTGCGTGGAATGCGCGTTTTAATTGGATTCTCATGGGAGCAATTGCTTACACTCCCCCGCTGTGTATTGCCCTTATCAATCCCAAACCAACAGGAATCCAAACCATGAAAGACACGCAAGAGGTGTCTCCGAACTACAAATGGCAGGTCGTCGGCATGCTGTGGTTCATGGCATTTTTCAACTACGCCGACCGCCAGGCCATCACCACCGTGTTTCCGTTGATCAAAGCGGAGATGAGCCTGACCAATGAACAAATCGGTTATATTGGCGCGGCTTTCGCCTGGATATACGGCCTCGCCGCTCCTTTTGCGGGTGCCGTCGTGGACCGCGTGCGCAGAAAAACCGCCATTCTCGTCGGGCTCATCGCCTGGAGCTTGATCTGCATCGCGACCGCCGGCTCCAAGACTTTCAGCCACCTCATGTTCTGGCGGGCAGCCGAGGGCCTGGGCGAATCGTTCTATTTCCCGGCGGCCATGTCCCTAACCAGTGACTACCACGGCAAGGAAACCCGCTCCCGCGCCATGGCGATTCACCAGACCAGCGTGTATGTCGGCTCCATTGCCGGCGGCGCCTTCTCCGGACTGATCGGTCAGCATTTTGGCTGGCGCTGGTCCTTTGTTGTGTTCGGTTCGCTCGGCGTCATGCTCGGCATCATCCTCTGGCAGAAACTCCGCGAGCCCCGGCGCGGCGCGGCCGACCTCAAAGATGTCGGCGCGGACGACGCCCACGTTGCCGCCAAGGTCAGCTTCGCTGAATTCCTCAATATCGTCGCGACCACACCGACCGTGCTAATCCTGCTCTGTGCGTTTCTTTGCGCCAATTTCGTCGCGGCCATCCTGCTGATCTGGATGCCCTCCTACCTCACGGAGAAGTTTGGATTCAGCCTCGCGGAGGCGGGGCTGGGCGCCACGATGTCCGTGCAGTTGGCCAGCATGGTCAGCGTGGTCCTCGGCGGCTACCTCGCCGACAAGTTCCGCAAGACCACAACCCGCGGGCGTATTGGCGTGCAGATGGCCGGACTCCTCCTCGGCGCGCCCTTCGTCGTGCTCTGCGGCATGACCACCGAGGTCCTGTGGCTCATGGTGGCACTCTCGGCCTGGGGTTTCTTCAAGGGCCTCTACGACGCCAACATTTTCGCCTCCGTCTTTGACGTGGTTCGGCCCGAAGCACGCGGCTCCGTCGCGGGCTTCATGAATTGCATCGGCTGGCTCGGTGGCGCGGGTACCGCGCCCATCATCGTCGGCAAACTCGCGGAGAAGTACAGCCTCGGCACCGCGATCGCCCTCGGCTCGGTGGTGTACCTGCTGGGCGCGGTTCTCCTGCTCGTCGGCATGGTTTTCTTCGTCAAGCGCGACGTGGAGCGCATGCAGTCCGCCCTGGTGGCCGACGCGAAGTCGTGAATCGACAATAGACGTTATGAAAAGCGCCAGCGGTCCGAAGGCCGCTGGCGCTTTCTTAATAACTGTCCCTACGCAATGATCGGCCGGATCACGTTTCCGTGTACATCCGTCAGTCGGAAGTCTCGCCCGCCACTGCGATAGGTCAGACGTTCGTGATCCAGACCCAGCAGGTGGAGTACGGTCGCCCAGAGGTCATAGACCGTGCACGGGTTTTCCACCACATGGTACCCGTAGTCGTCGGTCGCGCCGTGGACCGTGCCACCCTTTACGCCGCCGCCCGCCATCCAGATGGAGAAGCCGTAGGGGTTATGATCCCGGCCGTTGCTGCCCTGCGAGAAGGGCGTGCGGCCAAACTCGCCCGCCCACACCACGAGGGTTTCGTCCAGCAGGCCGCGGGCCTTCAAATCCTTCAGTAGCGCGCCGATGGGCTGGTCCACCTGGAGCGCCATGCTCGAATGGCCCTCCTGCAGATTGCCGTGTTGGTCCCAGGGATTGGCGCGCTGCGGATCCTGCGGGTTCTGGGACAGGCAACTTAACTCGACGAAGCGCACGCCCCGCTCCACCAGGCGCCGCGCCAGCAGGCACTGCCGCGCATAGGCCGCCGTGGAGCCGTTCGGGTGGTCGAGGCCGTACATGTCCTTCGTTGCCTGTGTCTCGCCGCTCAGATCGCAGAGCTCCGGCACCGCGGCCTGCATGCGGAAGGCCGTCTCATAGTTGGCCACGGCCGCCTCCACATCCTGCTGGCCACCGAGGTTGCTTATGAAATGCTTGTCCAGATCGCGCACCAGATCCAGGCGGGCCCGCTGATTTCCCGCGAGCTCCAGCGGCTGGATATTGCGCACCGCACTGGGCTGGTCGCCTTGCAGGAAGGAGCCCTGGGTCTGCGCCGGAAGGTAACCGCTGCTGAATAGACCAACGCCCCCGTGGGGCACGGTGCTGTTGCCACTTTGAAGCACCACGAAGCCCGGAAGATTGTCCGCGTCCGACCCGAGGCCATAATTGATCCAGGCGCCGGCGCTCGGGTGGCCCATGAACGGGAAGCCGGTGTGAAAAAAGTAATTGCCCTGGGCGTGCTCGCTCACGCCGC
This window of the Candidatus Hydrogenedentota bacterium genome carries:
- a CDS encoding DEAD/DEAH box helicase, with product MTHELRLTPGGQLRWQTLNDDAKHLAPLQKHFAHDWREGLFSLAAAKYDVGPYPTLIFWQEFASQYLTALCHVAPSARDCSVPPPDQETAETLAINAPPMVGGEYLTPGMLVRIWKSLDRWVVDQSTLDDGLDAFLHAWAPKWRQVGQVCFHLAENPADPERPFAFLSTYAQGFSTDGSLKHQPLRNALEQFAGDNKRSALLKLLTPVERAAKACPWLREMVDSGAIYHATAWTASEAYRLLLSAETLEECGLALRLPNWWKKRPRPQIAVTIGEQRSTTLGASAVLDFKMEVALGDEALTRDEVDMLLEGGDGLVFLRGQWIEVSKAKLSEALAHWQVIEREAQDGHIDFIEGMRLLAGASRDLRPDEHAEEERPWVHVAAGEAMHRILTGLRDPANLEHLGCPPGLKGELRPYQRDGLNWLHFLSELGLGACLADDMGLGKTVQVLAAMLVRRKSDATVERPPALLVVPASLLGNWKSESNRFTPALRLAILHTSEMEVDSMDAISDDPEGRLRGTDLVMTTYGMVTRLGWLSEFEWDTIILDEAQAIKNPATRQSKAIKKLRGGRRIALTGTPIENRLGDLWSLFDFLNPGLLGSATQFKGFLKSLEAREHDHYAPLRKLVNPYILRRLKTDRAIISDLPDKTETSRFCNLTPLQIKLYQHTVNAMANALESSDGMARRGLVLKTLTRLKQICNHPSQLTGDGGYSAKASGKFQRLAEICEELAERQERVLIFTQFREIIPALGDHLASLFGRPGLALHGGTSVGKRRALVDQFQEEDGPPFFILSIKAGGTGLNLTAASHVIHFDRWWNPAVENQATDRAFRIGQRKNVLVHKFVTLGTIEERIDALIEEKRQLSAEILSNDGEINLTELSNDELMNLVRLDVNRAAI
- a CDS encoding DUF1501 domain-containing protein, which translates into the protein MLTRCSTGFGALALAGLMRPAIALPHYQPRAKHVIFCYMSGGVSHVDSFDPKPRLNAEHGKPMPVKVERTQFNQNGNIFGSPFEFKRYGQSGMEVSSLFPHIGACADELAVVRSMTSGVSEHAQGNYFFHTGFPFMGHPSAGAWINYGLGSDADNLPGFVVLQSGNSTVPHGGVGLFSSGYLPAQTQGSFLQGDQPSAVRNIQPLELAGNQRARLDLVRDLDKHFISNLGGQQDVEAAVANYETAFRMQAAVPELCDLSGETQATKDMYGLDHPNGSTAAYARQCLLARRLVERGVRFVELSCLSQNPQDPQRANPWDQHGNLQEGHSSMALQVDQPIGALLKDLKARGLLDETLVVWAGEFGRTPFSQGSNGRDHNPYGFSIWMAGGGVKGGTVHGATDDYGYHVVENPCTVYDLWATVLHLLGLDHERLTYRSGGRDFRLTDVHGNVIRPIIA
- a CDS encoding MoaD/ThiS family protein, with amino-acid sequence MAVVSVPFTLPGLLATCADGRKVVNVEAETVAGAIDALLIAYPLLKVHLYEEGGRLRPHVMFLYNDQSVKWLPSLNIALREGDRMTVLQLVSGG
- a CDS encoding MFS transporter yields the protein MKDTQEVSPNYKWQVVGMLWFMAFFNYADRQAITTVFPLIKAEMSLTNEQIGYIGAAFAWIYGLAAPFAGAVVDRVRRKTAILVGLIAWSLICIATAGSKTFSHLMFWRAAEGLGESFYFPAAMSLTSDYHGKETRSRAMAIHQTSVYVGSIAGGAFSGLIGQHFGWRWSFVVFGSLGVMLGIILWQKLREPRRGAADLKDVGADDAHVAAKVSFAEFLNIVATTPTVLILLCAFLCANFVAAILLIWMPSYLTEKFGFSLAEAGLGATMSVQLASMVSVVLGGYLADKFRKTTTRGRIGVQMAGLLLGAPFVVLCGMTTEVLWLMVALSAWGFFKGLYDANIFASVFDVVRPEARGSVAGFMNCIGWLGGAGTAPIIVGKLAEKYSLGTAIALGSVVYLLGAVLLLVGMVFFVKRDVERMQSALVADAKS
- a CDS encoding exo-alpha-sialidase, with the translated sequence MRLQASERFNTKGDAMSNVCLMVSTEKGLFLLFSDSARERWEVLPPALKGWKVNYCTIDPRTGLMYAAVGHYVYGPTIQISRDRGRTWAQQEHGPAFGKESTSKLKNIWTIVPGLDSEPGTLYAGTDDAGLFVSRDGGVHWEELTAISEHPTRAEWMGGAGGMCLHSILLDKDRPDRILVGISAVGVLRSDDGGATFEPRNEGMPIIIEGENHKCVGSCVHALVQDPAVPSRIYQQNHQGVLRTADGGDHWERIENGLPSVFGFPMVIDPHDASTLYIIPQEADEYRIFKDGLPMVYRTRDRGDHWEPLRKGLPENCYSGVLRHAMVMDTCDAPGLYFGTSGGQLFYSLDRAESWRSIPCSLPRISSVRAAVLDGEP
- a CDS encoding SWIM zinc finger family protein; this translates as MSFWRKYVPVAQRRAKAKREIKGLLKKGQTPQPVSVEGRAMATSFWGKAWCDHLESFSDYSNRLPRGRTYARNGSICHLEISSGRIDAIVSGSNLYEISITITPLPRDRWNAIVQKAAGGIGSVIELLRGELSHEVMRLVTDKSEGLFPKPAEIKLKCSCPDWADLCKHLAAVLYGVGNRLDTRPDLLFLLRGVDPQELISTSIALPDSARATHAIPDSALSGLFGITLDLTPPTENVAPKSLRSRPVATARKVTPTPRNPARRVKPITGPAIQRLRKRLGMTPEAFAKTLGVSLASVLRWEQIAGEVRLHAASRAALETLVSQPKVPRKIKP